TCGTGTTATGCGGATCGGTATAACGCATATAGTACCAAGATGAACAAATAAATGTATCCATCGTATCCGTTTCACGCCGAGCCTGACCGCCGCATTTCGGACAAGTGCAATTGAGGAATTCTTCCGCTTGCGCCAGCGGAGATACAGAACCGCCATTGAAATTGATGTTGTCCGGCAATAAAACCGGCAGCTCTTCTTTTGGCACCGGAACCGTTCCGCAACTTGGGCAATACAAGATTGGAATCGGAGCTCCCCAGTAGCGTTGCCGCGATACCAACCAATCGCGTAAACGATAGTTGACGCGCAACTGACCGATCCCTAATTCTTCAAACTTGCGTGCAATTGCATTTTTGCCCGCCTCATTATCCAAACCGCTGAATTCGCCGGAATTCACCATAACCCCATCGCCATCATAAGCGCCGTTCATTTCCGCCAGGTTAAGCTCCTGTCCTTTCGGTTGAACGACAATCTTTTTTGCCAGCTGATACTTGTCAGCAAAAATCCAGTCGCGTTCATCATGCGCCGGAACGCCCATGACAGCTCCCGTCCCATATTCGTACAACACATAATTAGCAACCCAAATTGGCACCTGCTCACCGGTCAGCGGATGTTTTGCATACGCTCCGGTGAACATGCCTTCTTTTTCCACTTCGGTGGATGTACGGCTGATCTCGCTCATTTTACGAACCCGTGCAACAAATTCCTTGACCGCTTGCGCCTGCTCCTTGCCGTCAATTAAGCGTTCCACCATCGGATGCTCCGGCGCCAGAACGATATAACTGACGCCAAAAACCGTATCCTGGCGCGTCGTATACACCGGAATCCGTTCATCCAGTTCCGGTACGGCAAAAGAAAACTCAGCGCCTTCACTGCGACCGATCCAATTTTCCTGCATCGTCTTAACGCGCTCCGGCCATCCTTTGAGTTCGCTCAAATCTTCCAACAAACGATCGGCATAATCGGTAATCTTGAAAAACCATTGCTCCAGATCCTTCTTGATGACTACCGAATCACAGCGCCAACAGCAACCGTCAACAACCTGTTCGTTGGCCAGTACCGTATTGCATTGATCGCACCAATTGACCGCCGCTTTCTTTTTATAAGCCAGACCCATTTCATAAAACTGAAGAAACAGCCATTGCGTCCAACGATAATATTCTGGGTGACAGGTCGCAACTTCGCGATCCCAGTCATAGGAAAGTCCCAATTCCTGCTGTTGCCGACGCATATTGGCTATATTTTCATCCGTCCATTTAGCCGGATGAACGCCATGCTTAATTGCAGCATTTTCCGCCGGCATCCCAAATGCATCCCAGCCCATCGGATGTAAGACATTATAGCCCTGCATCGTCTTAAAGCGGGCAATAACATCGCCAATCGAATAATTTCGCACATGCCCCATATGTAAATTCCCGGACGGATACGGAAACATTTCCAATACATAATATTCCGGACGCTGCCGGTTTAAATCCGTTTTGTAAGCCTCTTCTTCAGACCACTTGCGTTGCCACTTCGCTTCAATTTCTTGCGGTGCGTATTTTTCCTTCATGAAATATCCCCCTCTTTTTCCTCTTCACCTGCCAGTCTTGCAAAAAACAAAAAACGCCCCTGGCTTAGCGCCAGGGACGAGTTAAACCCGCGATACCACCCTGTTTGACGACTCACGCCGTCCTCTTCATTCAACAAGTAACGCCGTCACGCGGCAACGATTACTTTCTTCACCGTCGCTCCTCCACAGCGAGTTCAACCGTTTAGGGGGTTGGCTCGCATCGCCCGCCAACTTTCTGCACCCGCTGCTACGATCTACTGTTCTGCATCTAAGGATTTCTTATATTATAGCGGCTCTCAGCAGACAAGTCAACGATAGCCTCTGGCAACCTGTGCATTCGAATGATAAAATGGTATAATCATTTTATGTT
The sequence above is drawn from the Azotosporobacter soli genome and encodes:
- the leuS gene encoding leucine--tRNA ligase, giving the protein MKEKYAPQEIEAKWQRKWSEEEAYKTDLNRQRPEYYVLEMFPYPSGNLHMGHVRNYSIGDVIARFKTMQGYNVLHPMGWDAFGMPAENAAIKHGVHPAKWTDENIANMRRQQQELGLSYDWDREVATCHPEYYRWTQWLFLQFYEMGLAYKKKAAVNWCDQCNTVLANEQVVDGCCWRCDSVVIKKDLEQWFFKITDYADRLLEDLSELKGWPERVKTMQENWIGRSEGAEFSFAVPELDERIPVYTTRQDTVFGVSYIVLAPEHPMVERLIDGKEQAQAVKEFVARVRKMSEISRTSTEVEKEGMFTGAYAKHPLTGEQVPIWVANYVLYEYGTGAVMGVPAHDERDWIFADKYQLAKKIVVQPKGQELNLAEMNGAYDGDGVMVNSGEFSGLDNEAGKNAIARKFEELGIGQLRVNYRLRDWLVSRQRYWGAPIPILYCPSCGTVPVPKEELPVLLPDNINFNGGSVSPLAQAEEFLNCTCPKCGGQARRETDTMDTFICSSWYYMRYTDPHNTTEPFNIDKANYWLPVDQYIGGIEHAILHLLYSRFFTKVLKDAGLINVNEPFKNLLTQGMVTKDGAKMSKSKGNVVSPEEIISKYGADTARLFIMFAAPPERDLEWSDQGVEGAYRFLNRLWRIVEHYATFMSPEDAAVEVDGLSKEAKELRRILHACIKKVGEDVGERFNFNTAISSIMELVNAMYATKEVVDAVSPALARETVSALIRLMAPFAPHIAEELWQETIAAGSVHKQTWPSYEEAALVLEEVEIVLQINGKVKDKLVIASGLTPAEMEEKALAQDKVTALLEGRQVLKVICVPKKLVNIVVK